A window of the Aspergillus flavus chromosome 6, complete sequence genome harbors these coding sequences:
- a CDS encoding cytochrome P450 monooxygenase: MSDFTTIVGLSVVAILASLLFTQRPKLDPREPPLVSSTIPLVGHLISFLIYGIGYFAAESGKHSLPIFTMSILKQRVYIIASPDLLHSVRQNRSTMSFNPLFTAMAQRAGGIQKPGLQLLREEELGGQGLAKKTVEVMRPALLGDKLDHLNEQMIHVLKHIVDQVASSPTLSFDLYEWCSDTLTVASTDAIYGPLNPYKSEAIRKAFWDFESNLSLLLVDTLPWLTCRKAWKGRERLVQAFIQFYQADGHISASSLAYSRWKAQQEAGASLEDIARLEILTGIGILSNTVPSCFWLLFDILSRPELLSAIQDEIHQNALSIDSTGTHTLDLADIRGKCPTLLSSFQETLRTRSNSGQVRVIYQDTLLNDRWLLKAGSTLLIPAPSINKNNSTWGSDAGDFDSQRFTKIAHQTHKKSKASGFLSFGLSPHICAGRHFATGEILALVALLLVRYDIRPIQGSWTEPKTNAKAVAASLPPAAEKFMVTAVERPEYKGLEWRTTVTPGKGTYGLIIG, from the exons ATGTCTGACTTCACCACGATTGTGGGATTAAGCGTGGTCGCTATTCTCGCCTCCCTCTTGTTCACTCAACGCCCCAAACTGGATCCCCGCGAGCCACCTCTTGTTTCAAGCACAATCCCACTGGTTGGCCACCTGATCTCCTTCCTTATATATGGAATTGGGTACTTCGCCGCAGAAAG TGGTAAACACTCTCTGCCAATTTTCACCATGAGTATTCTTAAGCAAAGAGTTTATATCATCGCATCTCCAGACTTACTCCATTCCGTGCGACAGAATCGTAGTACCATGTCATTCAACCCGCTCTTCACAGCTATGGCACAGCGGGCAGGGGGTATTCAAAAGCCTGGTCTGCAACTTCTCCGGGAGGAAGAACTGGGAGGCCAGGGACTTGCCAAGAAAACGGTGGAAGTGATGCGTCCTGCGCTCCTCGGCGATAAGCTAGACCATTTAAATGAGCAGATGATCCATGTCCTTAAACACATCGTCGATCAAGTGGCCTCGAGCCCTACCCTGTCATTTGATTTATATGAATGGTGCAGCGACACACTCACGGTTGCTAGTACGGATGCTATCTATGGCCCTTTGAATCCTTACAAATCCGAAGCTATCAGAAAGGCCTTCTG GGATTTTGAATCAAACCTAAGCCTGCTACTCGTTGACACCCTTCCCTGGCTTACATGTCGAAAAGCCTGGAAAGGTAGAGAACGGCTGGTACAGGCTTTTATTCAATTCTACCAAGCGGATGGCCATATTTCTGCGTCTTCTTTAGCTTATTCTCGATGGAAGGCTCAGCAAGAGGCCGGCGCAAGCCTGGAGGACATTGCAAGATTAGAAATACTTACGGGGATTGGAATCCTGTCCAATACGGTCCCATCCTGTTTTTGGCTGCTCTTTGACATACTATCTCGCCCTGAGCTATTAAGCGCCATACAAGATGAGATTCATCAGAATGCGCTCTCCATCGACTCGACAGGAACCCATACCCTGGATTTAGCAGATATCCGGGGAAAGTGCCCGACGCTTCTCTCGTCATTCCAGGAGACCCTTAGAACGCGATCTAATTCCGGTCAGGTCCGTGTGATATACCAAGATACACTATTAAATGATCGCTGGCTCTTGAAGGCAGGTTCAACCCTCCTGATTCCTGCGCCATCCATCAATAAGAATAACTCAACGTGGGGATCGGACGCCGGGGACTTTGACTCGCAGCGCTTTACCAAAATCGCTCACCAAACGCACAAGAAATCGAAAGCATCCGGGTTTTTATCCTTCGGTCTATCTCCACATATTTGCGCTGGGCGCCATTTTGCAACCGGAGAGATCTTGGCTCTCGTTGCGTTACTTCTTGTGCGATATGATATTCGTCCCATCCAGGGCTCTTGGACTGAACCTAAAACGAATGCGAAGGCAGTCGCTGCATCGCTTCCCCCGGCCGCTGAAAAGTTCATGGTGACTGCAGTCGAAAGACCGGAATATAAGGGGCTAGAATGGAGGACGACTGTGACTCCTGGGAAGGGGACGTATGGCCTGATAATTGGGTAA
- a CDS encoding putative cytochrome P450 (cytochrome P450 monooxygenase): protein MDEFTISAGSLCLLLLVVGFSIQSIYRLLFHPLRKFPGPKLAAISHLYEFYYDVICNGSYLFKIEQLHQKYGPVVRINPRELHINDPYYYEQIYAGSSRIREKDPRFIGVFTTPLPMVATVGHEHHRVRRGLLSSYFSRRALKKAELIIDQKVDRLLVRFHSAFKCHAVLPLQRVFAALAADIVSEYCYGASQGYLEQKVFQNQMIDAVNYVMSMCHINKSIPIIPKLLRCVPVGLMEKLGLQMADVIGVRNLIRREAAKSLDKEWLSHDTNVLSKNVFDAIAAADVAPQEKTLRRLEEEGAALFGAGIETTARALTVAMFHLISDETMIRKLRDELKQVMLSPASRPTWAELEQLPYLTGVVNESLRLSFGLVARSPRVSPIESLAYGEYVIPPGTPVSQSAYFVHMNPQVFPEPESFNPERWIKAAEKGQYLSRFLVAFSKGSRQCLGMNLAYAELYLTLARIVRLVDMKLVGTTIDNIRVGRDLGHPAPKAGNFEVKVEVMGIASKS, encoded by the exons atggaTGAATTTACAATTTCCGCGGGGAGCCTTTGTTTACTTTTGCTTGTAGTAGGCTTTAGTATCCAGAGTATTTACCGGCTGTTGTTCCACCCGCTTCGCAAGTTTCCAGGCCCTAAACTAGCGGCTATTTCTCATCTGTACGAGTTTTACTACGATGTGATTTGTAACGGTTCTTATCTCTTCAAGATTGAACAACTGCATCAGAAATATG GGCCAGTCGTACGCATCAATCCGCGTGAACTCCATATTAATGATCCTTATTATTACGAACAAATCTATGCCGGTAGCTCGCGTATCCGAGAAAAAGATCCCAGATTCATTGGCGTGTTTACGACACCTTTACCAATGGTTGCAACAGTTGGTCATGAACACCATCGGGTTCGCCGTGGCCTCTTGAGCAGCTACTTTTCGAGACGAGCATTGAAGAAGGCCGAATTGATTATTGACCAAAAGGTAGACCGCTTACTTGTACGCTTCCACTCCGCCTTTAAATGTCATGCAGTGTTGCCCTTGCAGCGTGTCTTTGCAGCTCTTGCGGCAGATATCGTCTCAGAGTACTGCTACGGGGCTAGCCAAGGATACCTGGAACAGAAAGTCTTTCAAAATCAGATGATCGATGCGGTCAATTATGTCATGTCCATGTGTCATATCAACAAGTCTATCCCTATCATTCCCAAGCTTCTTCGCTGCGTGCCGGTCGGGCTCATGGAGAAGTTGGGCCTTCAGATGGCCGATGTTATTGGAGTGAGGAACCTGATTCGTCGAGAGGCGGCGAAGTCCCTTGACAAGGAGTGGTTGTCGCATGACACCAATGTGCTCTCTAAAAACGTCTTTGATGCTATAGCTGCCGCCGATGTCGCACCACAGGAGAAGACGCTGCGTCGACTTGAAGAGGAGGGTGCGGCTCTCTTCGGTGCTGGAATTGAAACTACCGCAAGAGCCTTGACCGTCGCCATGTTTCATTTGATCAGTGATGAGACGATGATACGCAAGCTACGCGACGAGCTCAAGCAAGTCATGCTTTCTCCGGCCAGTCGACCAACCTGGGCTGAGCTGGAACAATTGCCGTATTTG ACTGGAGTAGTTAACGAGTCCCTGCGGCTCTCATTTGGGCTGGTGGCTCGCTCTCCTCGCGTTTCACCTATCGAATCATTAGCGTACGGTGAATACGTGATTCCACCTGGG ACACCAGTGAGCCAGTCAGCCTACTTTGTTCATATGAATCCCCAGGTTTTCCCGGAACCGGAATCTTTTAACCCTGAGAGATGGATCAAAGCCGCTGAGAAAGGACAGTATCTGAGCAGATTTCTTGTTGCATTCTCCAAGGGAAGCAGGCAATGTCTAGGGATGAA CTTGGCTTATGCTGAACTCTACTTAACACTAGCGAGAATCGTTCGTCTCGTTGATATGAAACTTGTGGGTACCACCATCGACAATATCCGGGTTGGACGGGACCTTGGCCATCCAGCCCCGAAGGCTGGTAACTTTGAAGTTAAGGTTGAAGTTATGGGGATTGCAAGTAAATCTTAA
- a CDS encoding putative C6 and C2H2 transcription factor gives MPQRRYARMPPRLDGSSAQPAFQCKYPGCSMTYQRKEHLNRHMANHEQGERFSCPHCDSTLARNDLLRRHIRKYHPEREPPQSRARQACGACHARKERCDGGYPCNRCQRRGITCPQPQEVAHGKNRPQETQTSLNPDIVNSVPGESRWIAQDFIDIYFQNFHPTWPFLHRGTFELSKEPCILLQSMLMIGLWIKGDQAARDSAMNFHRKLLSAIEAQRSQWYISNSTPRSSNDTPWPMATYQSILLQLIFAVLVAKQEAPLDLNLRFQLPNTKYQLLTSLVETCRELGLFSYPNMLAKHHSSAPIALVWVNVEEIKRFGLALYKICRLCTRSALAGTTDSDSSDMRSELLTLSDLDFCMPDSDEMWNAPSSIGAESIRSAIFHQACRDNRDTDNWISQTSGKLYDSRVGLDWI, from the exons ATGCCACAACGTAGGTATGCTAGAATGCCGCCACGCTTAGATGGCAGTTCTGCTCAACCAGCTTTTCAATGCAAATACCCCGGATGTAGCATGACTTATCAACGGAAAGAACACTTGAACCGACACATGGCAAATCATGAGCAAGGGGAGCGCTTCTCCTGTCCACACTGCGATAGTACCCTGGCTAGAAA CGATCTATTACGCCGCCATATCCGGAAATATCATCCAGAGAGAGAGCCCCCACAATCTCGGGCGCGGCAGGCCTGCGGAGCTTGCCATGCTCGAAAGGAACGTTGTGACGGTGGATACCCATGTAATCGATGTCAGCGGCGAGGGATCACCTGTCCACAGCCTCAGGAGGTGGCTCATGGCAAAAACAGACCCCAAGAGACACAAACGAGCTTGAACCCGGATATAGTGAATTCGGTGCCTGGCGAATCCCGGTGGATTGCTCAGGACTTCATTGATATTTACTTTCAAAATTTTCATCCGACTTGGCCGTTCCTACATCGGGGGACATTTGAGCTTTCGAAAGAGCCGTGTATCCTTCTACAATCGATGTTAATGATTGGGCTGTGGATCAAAGGCGACCAAGCGGCACGGGACTCGGCGATGAATTTCCATCGTAAGTTGCTTTCTGCGATTGAAGCTCAACGG AGTCAATGGTATATATCGAACTCGACGCCACGTTCCAGCAATGACACGCCCTGGCCCATGGCGACCTACCAGAGTATCCTTCTGCAGCTTATATTCGCTGTACTTGTAGCCAAACAAGAGGCTCCTCTTGATTTGAACCTGCGCTTTCAACTGCCGAACACCAAATATCAACTCCTTACATCTCTCGTGGAAACCTGTCGCGAGCTTGGTTTGTTCTCCTATCCGAATATGCTTGCTAAGCACCACTCCTCGGCGCCGATAGCACTCGTATGGGTGAACGTGGAAGAAATCAAGCGTTTCGGATTGGCGCTATATAAGATCTGTCGACTCTGTACTCGGAGTGCCTTGGCCGGCACGACCGACAGCGATAGTAGTGACATGAGAAGTGAGCTTCTAACTCTGTCAGACCTGGACTTTTGCATGCCGGATAGTGACGAAATGTGGAACGCTCCATCGAGTATTGGAGCTGAATCAATTCGAAGTGCTATTTTCCACCAGGCATGTAGGGATAATCGAGATACCGACAACTGGATTTCCCAGACATCGGGGAAATTGTACGATTCTCGTGTCGGCCTTGACTGGATATAG
- a CDS encoding putative MFS multidrug transporter: MGFSRDSEATDIFVNEPELTRSYTADAEGCTAQALEPAISKLPSLENSSGYEVYWEPEDPENPRLWPLWYKSVSIVTMSLGATVVSLFSTLYTSGIPGLEDEFHISKIIGLLGVFTYLLGMGLGTIITAPLSEVVGRRPVYLVSMTIFLLLIIPSALARNIEAILISRFFGGLFGSAIMGNSPASVNDIVSDQHRALAFSIWSIGPTNGPVYGPIIGGFVFQYLGWRWTNWIVLIIGGAVLALMCLIKETYPPVILRKRAAKIRKETGDPKWWTRYDGGDDLSKRLKIGLSRPFIMLVTEPICIFWNSYIAIAYGILYLCFVAYPIAFQTERGWSPGIGGLSFIGIGSGVLITIACEPIFRKAINSHRKDPETGEVPPEAIASVVILGAILLAVGQLWFAWTCTPNVHWIVPILSGVPFGSGNACIFIYATSYMARSYGIYTASALAGNMFFRSIMGACLPLAGPSMYSALGLNWASTLLGLVETVCISIPVVFYFYGRRIRKASPMIQAMERMQAAT; the protein is encoded by the exons ATGGGTTTTTCTCGTGACTCCGAGGCAACAGACATATTCGTCAACGAGCCTGAGCTGACTCGAAGCTATACAGCAGATGCAGAAGGCTGCACTGCTCAGGCGCTTGAACCCGCCATCTCCAAGCTGCCTAGCTTGGAAAACTCTTCGGGATATGAGGTCTACTGGGAACCTGAGGATCCCGAAAACCCTCGGCTCTGGCCGTTATGGTACAAAAGTGTCAGTATTGTAACGATGAGTCTTGGGGCGACAGTTGTCAGTCTTTTCAGCACTTTATACACTTCAGGAATCCCTGGTCTGGAGGATGAATTTCACATATCCAAAATTATCGGTCTTCTCGGTGTCTTTACCTACCTTCTCGGTATGGGGTTGGGAACTATTATCACCGCCCCACTGAGCGAAGTTGTCGGTCGACGACCGGTTTACTTAGTCTCCATGAccatttttctcttgttaATCATTCCGAGCGCTTTGGCTCGTAATATAGAAGCGATATTAATTAGCAGGTTCTTCGGAGGTCTCTTCGGCAGTGCGATCATGGGCAACTCTCCAGCCTCAGTGAACGATATTGTCTCTGATCAACATCGCGCTCTGGCTTTCAGTATCTGGTCGATTGGGCCTACAAATGGTCCCGTCTATGGTCCCATCATCGGTGGTTTCGTTTTCCAGTATCTGGGCTGGAGGTGGACGAACTGGATTGTTCTGATCATCGGTGGTGCAGTTCTCGCTTTGATGTGTTTAATCAAGGAAACATACCCTCCGGTGATCCTCCGAAAGCGCGCAGCGAAAATCCGGAAAGAAACAGGAGATCCCAAGTGGTGGACGCGCTACGATGGTGGAGATGATTTGTCCAAACGACTTAAAATCGGTCTCAGCCGGCCATTCATTATGCTTGTGACCGAGCCAATCTG CATATTCTGGAACAGCTATATCGCAATCGCCTACGGCATTCTTTATCTGTGTTTCGTGGCCTACCCGATCGCCTTTCAGACAGAACGAGGCTGGTCACCTGGGATCGGCGGACTTTCCTTCATCGGCATCGGATCCGGTGtcctcatcaccatcgcATGCGAACCCATCTTCCGCAAGGCCATCAATAGCCACCGCAAGGACCCTGAAACCGGTGAGGTACCTCCAGAGGCTATTGCCAGCGTTGTTATTCTTGGTGCAATCCTCCTCGCCGTTGGGCAGCTGTGGTTCGCCTGGACTTGTACACCAAATGTGCATTGGATCGTGCCAATTCTGTCCGGCGTCCCGTTTGGGTCCGGCAATGCATGCATTTTCATTTACGCCACTAGCTACATGGCCCGCTCGTACGGTATCTACACTGCTTCTGCGCTGGCGGGGAACATGTTCTTCCGCAGTATTATGGGCGCTTGTCTGCCGCTTGCGGGGCCGTCGATGTATAGTGCCCTGGGGCTAAATTGGGCCAGTACTTTGCTTGGCCTTGTGGAGACGGTGTGTATCTCTATTCCGGTTGTTTTCTACTTCTACGGGCGTAGGATTCGTAAGGCAAGTCCCATGATTCAGGCGATGGAGAGGATGCAGGCTGCGACATAA
- a CDS encoding putative Zn-dependent hydrolase of the beta-lactamase protein has product MAPTLNITHIGTATAILEINGVNFLTDPFFSPAGTTWDLGIAVLKVTEDPALRLNQLPVIDAVLLSHEDHPDNLDDLGRQLLDGRRVFTTVDGAKNLAPRPAVHGMKPWEEIDSIIAGKKFKIIATPTKHVPGDECTGFIITGEDFGHHHDGLPNAIYFTGDTVYIEELDSIADQYHVCAAVMNLGNAHAPNKEDPNGPLMQITMGGKDGARLFRALKADVLVPMHYESWGHFTQFGDELRQAFEDEGISDKVCWLKGGEEVSVL; this is encoded by the coding sequence ATGGCTCCCACTCTTAACATCACCCACATCGGCACAGCCACAGCCATCCTCGAGATCAACGGCGTCAACTTCCTGACAgaccctttcttttctccagcCGGTACCACCTGGGACCTGGGCATTGCAGTCCTGAAAGTGACAGAAGACCCTGCCCTCCGCCTCAACCAACTCCCCGTGATAGACGCCGTACTTCTAAGCCACGAAGATCACCCCGACAACCTAGACGACCTGGGCCGTCAACTCCTAGACGGACGCCGCGTCTTCACCACCGTCGACGGGGCTAAGAATCTCGCCCCTCGTCCCGCCGTGCACGGCATGAAGCCCTGGGAAGAAATTGACAGCATTATCGCCGGCAAGAAATTCAAGATAATTGCAACCCCGACCAAGCACGTCCCTGGAGACGAATGCACCGGCTTCATTATCACCGGAGAAGACTTTGGACATCACCATGACGGTCTCCCCAACGCAATCTACTTTACGGGTGATACTGTCTATATCGAAGAATTGGACTCTATCGCGGATCAATATCACGTCTGTGCTGCTGTGATGAACTTGGGGAATGCTCATGCTCCTAACAAGGAGGATCCGAATGGTCCACTCATGCAGATTACCATGGGTGGCAAGGATGGTGCTAGGTTATTCCGTGCCCTTAAGGCCGATGTTCTTGTTCCGATGCACTATGAATCTTGGGGGCATTTTACTCAGTTTGGGGATGAGCTGCGTCAGGCTTTTGAGGATGAGGGTATCAGTGATAAGGTCTGTTGGTTGAAGGGAGGCGAGGAGGTTTCGGTTCTTTAG
- a CDS encoding family 88 putative glycosyl hydrolase (unsaturated rhamnogalacturonan hydrolase): MSSNTSPPQVRDTVNRLIHNLVNIKDETGRFLMPLADGRIIDTKSWHGWEWTHGIGLYGIWKYYEQTGDPELLKIIEDWFAARFAEGGTTKNINTMAVFLTLAYVYEKTGNITYLPWLDAWAEWAMHDLPRTRYGGLQHATYLTDNYQQLWDDTLMMTVMPLAKIGKLLNRPEYIAEAKRQFLLHIKYLFDTKTGLFYHGWTFEDGGHNFAQARWARGNSWITIVIPEFIELLELEPTDPIRVHLIDTLEAQCEALQRLQNESGSWHTLLDHPDSYVESSATAGFAYGILKAVRKRYISAEYKPVAEKAIAAVVGHVDGDGELQNTSFGTGMGDTLQFYKDIPLTSMPYGQAMAIMALGEHLRGFL, encoded by the coding sequence ATGTCGTCCAATACTTCCCCTCCGCAGGTGCGCGACACCGTCAACCGTCTCATTCATAACCTCGTCAACATCAAAGATGAGACCGGCCGATTCCTTATGCCGTTGGCAGACGGTCGCATTATCGATACCAAGTCCTGGCATGGCTGGGAATGGACCCACGGCATCGGGTTGTACGGTATCTGGAAATACTACGAACAGACCGGTGATCctgaattattaaaaattattgAAGACTGGTTTGCCGCCCGGTTTGCCGAGGGCGGCACCaccaagaatatcaacactATGGCTGTGTTCCTCACACTGGCCTACGTCTATGAAAAGACCGGCAACATCACCTATCTCCCCTGGCTAGACGCCTGGGCCGAATGGGCCATGCACGACCTGCCTCGGACGCGCTACGGCGGTCTGCAGCACGCCACCTATCTCACAGACAACTACCAGCAGCTCTGGGATGACACCTTGATGATGACCGTCATGCCCCTCGCAAAGATCGGAAAGCTACTAAACCGCCCCGAGTACATCGCCGAAGCTAAGCGgcaattcctcctccacatcaAATACCTATTCGACACCAAGACCGGACTATTCTACCACGGATGGACCTTCGAAGACGGCGGCCACAACTTCGCGCAGGCGCGATGGGCCCGCGGTAACAGCTGGATCACCATCGTCATCCCAGAATTTATTGAGTTGCTCGAGCTTGAGCCCACAGACCCCATTCGGGTCCACCTCATCGACACGCTTGAAGCACAATGCGAGGCGCTCCAGCGTCTCCAGAACGAGTCTGGCTCCTGGCACACTCTCCTTGACCACCCAGACTCCTATGTCGAGTCATCTGCCACCGCCGGATTCGCATATGGTATCCTGAAGGCAGTGCGCAAGCGGTACATCTCCGCGGAATACAAGCCCGTCGCCGAAAAGGCGATCGCGGCTGTAGTAGGGCACGTGGATGGCGACGGCGAGTTGCAGAACACGAGTTTCGGGACGGGAATGGGTGATACCCTGCAGTTTTATAAGGATATCCCCCTCACGTCTATGCCGTATGGCCAGGCCATGGCTATTATGGCTCTCGGCGAGCATTTGCGCGGATTCCTGTGA
- a CDS encoding permease of the major facilitator superfamily (2-ketogluconate transporter, putative) has protein sequence MTDARPPSAGEPQVHQATSPNPEMNDLKKDISHVERVLSPNDKDAVDYSRVDNELQDYANRGRVEIDEATSRQLRRKIDRRVLVIMIITYFLQALDKGTMSFASIMGIREDTHLRGQEYSWLTTCIYIAVLIVEYPTNWILQRVPIAKYLGINICLWGATLALHAACHNFAGLVTVRTFLGIFEAVCQPSFVILSGMWYKREEQADTVTYWYMMNGGQQIVGGLLAYCFGLIGKDKAIHSWQALFISYGCLSVLWGLFVLWWMPDSPMRAKCFTEEEKHLMVERVRANQTGMQNKKFRSYQMWEAFCDPQMWCYCAIQVFTTLPTSGLGSFANIIITGFNFTELQTQLLAMVLGFYIIIVLMSSAWLVKKTQQNLLVMLGFMIPSYVGTIVLMTVENKNLATKAGLLISYYITLSFWSAQGLCLSMVSRNIAGATKKSTVVAATFVSWAVGNAIGPQVFLSNDAPRYFIAFGVHLGCYTAMCLAVIFLRFYLMAQNKKKDRMLQEAGVNPAMADNLDHAFEDRTDRENLHFRYIY, from the exons ATGACAGACGCAAGACCCCCATCCGCTGGTGAACCCCAGGTCCACCAGGCCACCTCTCCCAACCCTGAGATGAACGACCTGAAGAAAGACATCTCTCACGTCGAGCGGGTGCTTTCTCCCAATGACAAAGATGCCGTGGACTATTCCCGTGTCGACAATGAGCTCCAGGATTATGCAAACCGCGGGCGGGTAGAAATCGATGAAGCCACCAGTCGACAACTGCGGCGCAAGATTGATCGTCGCGTACTGGTGATCATGATCATAACATATTTCTTACAAGCCCTGGATAAAGGCACAATGTCCTTCGCATCCATTATGGGTATTCGCGAGGATACTCACCTACGCGGTCAGGAG TACTCCTGGTTGACGACCTGTATCTACATTGCTGTCCTGATAGTGGAGTATCCAACGAACTGGATCCTCCAGCGAGTCCCCATCGCCAAATACCTTGGCATTAATATCTGCCTTTGGGGTGCCACTCTGGCACTCCACGCGGCTTGCCACAACTTTGCCGGTCTAGTCACAGTGCGTACCTTCTTAGGTATCTTCGAAGCTGTCTGCCAGCCTTCATTTGTGATCCTCTCGGGAATGTGGTATAAGAGAGAGGAACAAGCTGACACCGTCACATACTG GTACATGATGAACGGAGGTCAGCAGATTGTCGGGGGTCTGCTAGCATACTGTTTCGGTTTGATCGGTAAAGACAAAGCCATTCACTCATGGCAAGCGCTTTTCATTTCATACGGATGCCTTTCAGTACTCTGGGGTTTGTTCGTCCTCTGGTGGATGCCCGATTCACCTATGCGGGCCAAGTGCttcaccgaagaagaaaagcattTGATGGTCGAGCGTGTTCGTGCCAACCAAACGGGTATGCAAAACAAGAAGTTCCGGAGCTACCAGATGTGGGAAGCCTTCTGTGATCCGCAAATGTGGTGTTACTGCGCGATCCAGGTTTTCACTACGCTTCCCACTAGTGGTCTGGGTTCCTTTGCCAACATTATTATCACTGGCTTCAACTTCACCGAGCTGCAAACTCAGTTGTTAGCTATGGTCCTGGGTTTCTATATCATTATCGTCCTGATGTCGTCCGCATGGTTGGTGAAGAAGACTCAGCAGAACTTGCTTGTCATGCTGGGCTTTATGATCCC ATCATATGTTGGAACTATCGTCCTAATGACAGTCGAAAATAAGAACTTGGCCACAAAGGCCGGTCTCCTCATCAGCTACTACATCACTCTGTCGTTCTGGTCCGCCCAGGGTCTCTGTCTCTCCATGGTCTCCCGGAACATTGCAGGAGCAACCAAAAAGTCGACCGTAGTCGCAGCCACCTTTGTCTCCTGGGCTGTCGGCAACGCCATTG GCCCGCAGGTTTTCCTGTCCAACGACGCGCCCCGCTACTTCATTGCCTTCGGTGTCCATCTCGGATGTTACACTGCCATGTGCCTGGCCGTGATTTTCCTTCGCTTTTACCTCATGGCGcagaataagaagaaggaccGCATGTTGCAGGAGGCTGGAGTTAACCCTGCCATGGCTGACAACCTTGACCACGCTTTTGAGGACCGGACGGACCGGGAGAATCTTCACTtcagatatatctattag
- a CDS encoding acyl-CoA N-acyltransferase produces the protein MSLTEIHLRPAVSQDLPSIAEVAAQSMLDDELFAFLCPRRREFYSDYRQSFLRRLRAKLISPGWVVIVAVGNSGTRSVDADSWPILGYCVWERIGDTADESTKRWKETSNDSWWTRVQELFGNVSEHFVTRLYPDRSVDASRLARYNALTVECFPYNDFPEIWFLSTLAVHPAYQRQGIGRRLIEWGLKQATWDGTPVGLEASAKGTHLYQSLGFQIVNEVPLVEGVALTAMLWRPSFRVAHP, from the exons ATGAGTCTCACCGAGATCCATTTGCGACCGGCAGTGTCACAAGACCTTCCATCCATCGCGGAAGTAGCCGCACAATCCATGCTCGACGATGAGCTGTTTGCCTTTCTCTGCCCTCGGCGTAGGGAGTTTTACTCCGACTATCGTCAGAGTTTCCTGCGACGACTGCGGGCGAAGTTGATATCGCCAGGGTGGGTTGTCATTGTTGCGGTAGGTAATTCTGGAACACGTTCTGTGGATGCAGACTCATGGCCTATCCTTGGCTATTGTGTTTGGGAGCGCATCGGAGACACAGCGGACGAGTCCACCAAACGGTGGAAGGAGACCTCGAATGATAGCTGGTGGACTC GCGTACAGGAACTTTTTGGGAATGTGAGCGAACATTTCGTGACTCGTCTGTACCCCGACCGAAGCGTAGATGCATCTCGCTTGGCTAGGTATAATGCTTTAACCGTCGAGTGTTTTCCGTACAACGACTTCCCAGAAATTTGGTTCCTGTCCACACTGGCAGTTCATCCGGCGTACCAGCGACAAGGGATCGGTCGCAGACTCATTGAATGGGGCCTCAAACAAGCCACGTGGGACGGAACCCCTGTTGGTCTTGAGGCTAGTGCCAAAGGAACCCATCTCTACCAATCCCTTGGGTTTCAGATAGTCAATGAAGTGCCATTGGTGGAGGGGGTCGCCCTGACAGCAATGCTGTGGCGACCGTCCTTTCGGGTGGCGCACCCTTGA